In one window of Leptospira sp. GIMC2001 DNA:
- a CDS encoding RNA polymerase sigma factor gives MNIDDIEQEFLRLRPNLSTLLTLSTKNEELTEDILQDSIIEILKKYQNGFEINEDTFKKYLYTIAYTRMIDQLRKPYRKMEISTEDLPLDWEKGTNDRNDHSFTIYGILQSLLADNRLDQRMRDILRMRLVNKMKVEDICKYYNISRQTVFRDYQKGIKLLKNEFLKQNLSPDHLDS, from the coding sequence TTGAATATAGATGATATTGAACAAGAATTTCTGCGTTTGCGACCCAATCTTTCCACATTATTGACATTGTCTACTAAAAATGAAGAATTAACAGAGGATATTTTGCAGGATTCCATAATTGAAATTCTAAAAAAATACCAAAATGGTTTCGAAATCAATGAGGATACCTTCAAAAAGTATCTCTACACTATTGCATATACAAGAATGATTGATCAATTACGAAAGCCGTATCGCAAAATGGAAATTTCTACTGAAGATCTTCCGCTAGATTGGGAAAAGGGGACAAACGACAGAAATGATCATAGTTTTACAATTTATGGCATTTTGCAAAGTTTACTCGCAGATAATCGATTGGATCAACGAATGCGCGATATTCTGAGAATGCGGTTAGTTAACAAGATGAAAGTTGAGGATATATGCAAATATTATAACATATCTCGTCAAACTGTCTTCCGGGATTACCAGAAAGGTATTAAGCTTTTAAAGAACGAATTCTTAAAGCAGAATCTCAGTCCAGATCATCTAGATTCATAA
- a CDS encoding adenylate/guanylate cyclase domain-containing protein translates to MKSNKKLFFLLLILILNCVNKQAIVLPEVINGKINLSKFNFYQQTLPLAGDWFFEWNELSEPGSLISKNSNKVIVPSHWMDYRDSEGNLIPMEGRATFEVELNIPKPEYDLALRIPSMDTAFTLFWNGEEIARNSNLDRNFSEVVPQYYAPIIRDILIKPGSNILTLHMINSQYPRPGFRDPIIIGFASDLKLQNERNLFIDVFLSGSLFLMSIYHIGIFLLKPKDKSTLYFALFAFFISIRLSVTGEAFSFRFFPINWNFSTFLEYISFYLSPPIMLLYIRKLYPEDGSRLWDRITIIPALIFVILVLVLPIGLYTKTLMYFQIYSIIVIIYFFYILINAIKNKRETAIAFLLGTIVFFGTYANDALYANRMIDSIFITPIGMFFFFFAQAFLLSKRFATAFDTAETLTKELDEKVKQRTNDLLLERDRADNLLKNILPDEVATELKERGSVRPMYFPSVTVMFIDFVNFTEISQTMNPNDLVNELDYCFRAFDDIVERNGLEKLKTIGDSYMCASGIPLSNPNHAIICCEAALEIKSWMDAYSKRKEREGKRIWSYRIGIHSGAVTAGVIGSKKFAYDIWGDTVNVASRMESHADPSTINISEETYRLIQGRAECSSRGKIEVKGKGELTMYQLVKL, encoded by the coding sequence ATGAAATCCAACAAAAAGCTTTTCTTTTTATTATTAATTCTCATTCTAAATTGTGTTAACAAACAAGCTATTGTACTTCCTGAAGTGATAAACGGTAAGATCAATTTATCAAAATTCAATTTCTACCAACAAACTCTTCCACTTGCAGGTGACTGGTTTTTTGAATGGAATGAACTCTCCGAACCAGGTTCTCTGATTTCTAAAAATTCTAACAAAGTTATTGTTCCTTCACATTGGATGGATTATCGGGATTCCGAAGGGAATCTAATTCCAATGGAAGGAAGGGCAACTTTCGAAGTTGAATTGAATATTCCGAAACCTGAATATGATCTTGCTCTCAGAATTCCATCCATGGATACTGCTTTTACATTATTTTGGAACGGAGAAGAAATTGCGCGCAATTCGAATCTAGATCGCAATTTTTCAGAAGTTGTTCCACAATACTATGCACCAATCATTCGCGATATTCTGATAAAACCCGGATCCAACATTCTTACACTGCATATGATCAATAGCCAATATCCTAGGCCTGGATTTCGTGATCCTATTATTATTGGTTTTGCATCCGATTTAAAGTTACAGAATGAAAGAAACTTATTCATAGATGTGTTTCTTTCCGGTTCTCTCTTTTTGATGTCCATTTATCATATTGGAATTTTTTTATTAAAACCCAAAGACAAATCAACTCTATACTTTGCCCTATTTGCTTTTTTTATTTCCATTCGTCTTTCTGTAACTGGCGAAGCATTTTCGTTTAGATTCTTTCCTATCAATTGGAATTTTTCAACATTTTTAGAATATATTTCCTTTTATTTGTCTCCTCCCATAATGCTCCTTTATATAAGAAAATTATATCCTGAAGATGGGTCAAGACTCTGGGACAGAATAACAATTATTCCAGCTCTCATTTTTGTAATTTTGGTATTGGTTTTGCCAATTGGTCTGTATACGAAAACTCTAATGTATTTTCAGATCTATTCAATTATAGTTATAATTTACTTTTTCTACATTCTAATAAACGCAATCAAAAATAAGAGAGAGACTGCTATCGCTTTTCTATTAGGAACTATCGTATTTTTTGGAACTTATGCAAATGATGCGTTATATGCAAATCGAATGATTGATTCTATTTTTATCACACCAATTGGAATGTTTTTCTTCTTCTTTGCACAAGCATTTCTTCTCTCTAAGAGATTCGCCACAGCTTTTGATACCGCTGAAACTTTAACAAAAGAATTAGATGAAAAGGTTAAACAACGAACTAATGATTTGCTACTAGAAAGAGATAGAGCAGATAATTTGCTTAAGAACATTTTGCCAGATGAAGTTGCAACAGAATTGAAAGAAAGAGGATCTGTTCGTCCAATGTATTTTCCTTCTGTTACAGTAATGTTCATAGATTTTGTTAATTTTACTGAGATAAGCCAAACAATGAATCCAAATGATTTAGTAAATGAATTGGACTATTGCTTTAGAGCATTCGATGATATTGTCGAGAGAAACGGACTCGAAAAACTCAAGACGATCGGAGATTCCTATATGTGTGCTTCCGGAATTCCACTATCTAATCCCAATCATGCGATTATATGCTGCGAAGCTGCTCTAGAGATCAAATCTTGGATGGACGCCTATAGCAAAAGAAAAGAACGTGAGGGCAAAAGAATCTGGTCATACAGAATCGGCATACATAGCGGGGCTGTTACCGCAGGTGTGATTGGAAGTAAGAAATTTGCCTATGATATCTGGGGAGATACCGTAAATGTCGCAAGTCGGATGGAATCCCATGCCGATCCTTCAACCATTAATATATCTGAAGAAACATATCGACTTATCCAAGGCAGGGCAGAATGTTCCTCTCGCGGTAAGATTGAAGTCAAAGGAAAAGGTGAACTAACAATGTACCAGTTGGTAAAATTGTAA
- a CDS encoding enoyl-CoA hydratase-related protein yields the protein MKLIDYTEGKGIGILRLQSPATRNAISRELLRQLDIIIRELDLSKPKDQPRVLIITGEGNTAFCAGADLKERATMTEAEVWSFLGKFREFLANIERLPFPTIAGINGVALGGGLEIALACDLRAISTSALIGLPETKLGIIPGAGGTQRLSRLIGANRAKEIIFTGRKISATEANLLGLVNRVLPEENFAETLLSFAEEISSSAPISLRAAKRAIQEGLNLDLEKGLDLEQECYSLTLKTKDREEALLAFREKRKPVFRGE from the coding sequence GTGAAGTTGATTGATTACACGGAAGGAAAAGGAATCGGTATTTTGAGATTGCAGTCTCCTGCTACCAGGAACGCAATTTCTAGAGAATTACTACGTCAATTGGACATAATCATTCGCGAACTGGATCTTTCGAAGCCAAAAGATCAACCTAGAGTTCTGATCATAACAGGTGAGGGCAATACTGCCTTCTGTGCCGGCGCTGACTTGAAAGAGCGAGCTACAATGACTGAAGCGGAAGTCTGGTCATTTCTTGGAAAATTTAGAGAATTTTTGGCAAATATTGAGCGACTCCCTTTTCCCACAATCGCTGGAATCAATGGAGTTGCTCTCGGTGGTGGATTGGAGATTGCACTGGCTTGTGATCTTCGTGCAATTTCAACTTCTGCATTGATAGGTTTACCCGAGACAAAACTCGGAATCATTCCTGGCGCGGGGGGAACTCAGCGACTATCTCGTTTGATTGGTGCCAATCGTGCGAAAGAAATTATTTTTACAGGAAGAAAAATTTCTGCAACCGAGGCAAACTTATTGGGTTTAGTGAATCGTGTTCTTCCAGAAGAAAATTTTGCAGAAACTCTATTGAGTTTTGCTGAGGAAATATCTAGTTCAGCACCAATTTCACTGCGAGCAGCCAAACGAGCAATCCAAGAAGGATTGAACTTGGATTTAGAAAAAGGATTAGACCTAGAACAGGAATGCTACAGCCTTACTCTCAAAACAAAAGACCGAGAGGAAGCACTCTTGGCATTTCGGGAAAAACGAAAACCCGTATTCAGAGGAGAATGA
- a CDS encoding LIC10067 family putative lipoprotein: protein MKRIAFIIFLLFGLFANIQCHEEGSEDATAGLLGLDPPRISSISPRVGTPTQTGGDRPYSATNVTISGFNFGLTDTKIYFNGVEAPVFYNIGTEIATSVPDGATTGSLSIVRPGGQCIPFSNTGFNCASEDFFVDCYSPYANEFGTELQVDQTESLDIEFDGNQTKAIRIEVPTGQANVTINCESIVSVKYFSPSCAVSELLLVTNPTIPITNARIMQMQLTASSATCSVSAF from the coding sequence ATGAAGAGAATCGCGTTTATCATATTTTTACTGTTCGGATTGTTCGCAAACATACAGTGCCATGAAGAAGGCTCCGAAGACGCAACTGCTGGGCTTCTCGGTTTGGATCCTCCTCGGATTTCAAGTATAAGTCCACGAGTAGGAACACCAACTCAGACAGGCGGTGACAGACCTTATTCAGCGACAAACGTAACAATTTCTGGTTTCAATTTTGGATTAACGGATACTAAAATTTATTTCAATGGAGTCGAAGCCCCAGTCTTCTACAATATCGGAACCGAAATCGCAACTTCAGTTCCAGATGGTGCAACAACTGGCTCTCTGTCTATCGTCAGACCGGGTGGGCAATGTATTCCGTTCAGCAATACAGGATTCAATTGTGCTTCGGAAGATTTCTTTGTTGATTGTTACAGTCCGTACGCAAACGAATTCGGTACTGAATTGCAAGTAGACCAAACGGAAAGTTTGGATATCGAGTTTGACGGGAACCAGACAAAAGCAATCCGAATCGAAGTGCCGACTGGTCAAGCAAATGTCACTATAAACTGCGAGAGCATCGTATCTGTTAAATACTTCTCACCATCCTGTGCTGTAAGTGAACTCTTGCTTGTAACCAATCCAACGATTCCGATTACCAACGCAAGAATCATGCAGATGCAACTTACTGCATCATCAGCGACTTGCTCTGTATCTGCATTCTAA
- a CDS encoding Ig domain-containing protein, with translation MNKKFTKYKFGLVFFYFLSCMTSDENSLDPDGGLGLLQRIQRFVEVANSSANNQDDSNLNEDQQSSPTLDYPLSNYSFVVNTAIPEIQPISTGLPFEECISDPELPDGLVIDSENCNISGIPTNSQPPSTYAITATNSFGSGIGLLDIEITVTGIPPTISYTGSPFSFIQNSAISNLIPNLTGNTPTNCESSPPLPTGLIIDPITCVISGTPTNTSITQNYTITATNASGSDNTNIDIAVVVPPPTLQYIGGNKIDSSLTNFTFNNVAFGNPDPNRLLVIVASGVRDVGGTVSTATIGGVGATIHLNTNQGSGSSAIVSAVVPNGIDGNVNIEWTVQQIGTDIQVYRLTNLQSFTPAFTHEVIASPLTQTISVSENTAVIANAKSWTGLSDIAWSGSAGLIKDSQVDFIGATFFSSASFLFTSAENNIVITATPDGGSIQSLRVIAFQ, from the coding sequence ATGAACAAAAAGTTTACAAAATATAAATTTGGATTAGTATTTTTTTATTTTCTATCATGTATGACTTCTGACGAAAACTCTCTGGATCCTGATGGAGGTTTGGGATTGTTGCAGAGAATTCAAAGATTTGTCGAAGTTGCTAACAGTTCTGCAAATAATCAAGATGATTCCAATCTAAATGAAGATCAACAATCTTCGCCAACTTTGGATTATCCTTTGTCTAACTATAGTTTTGTTGTAAATACCGCAATTCCAGAAATTCAACCAATTTCCACAGGACTACCATTTGAAGAATGTATTTCTGATCCAGAACTTCCCGACGGTCTTGTAATCGATTCAGAAAATTGTAATATTTCAGGAATTCCTACAAATTCTCAACCACCATCAACCTATGCTATCACAGCAACTAATTCTTTTGGAAGTGGAATCGGTTTACTTGACATCGAAATAACTGTAACCGGAATTCCTCCAACTATTTCATATACCGGTTCACCATTTAGTTTTATACAGAATTCAGCAATATCTAATCTCATACCTAATCTAACGGGGAATACTCCCACAAACTGTGAATCTTCACCACCACTTCCGACGGGTTTAATAATAGATCCAATCACTTGTGTTATATCAGGTACTCCAACAAATACATCCATCACACAAAATTATACAATTACAGCTACAAATGCATCAGGCAGTGATAATACTAATATTGACATTGCGGTTGTGGTTCCACCTCCGACCCTTCAATATATTGGTGGAAATAAAATAGATTCTTCTTTGACGAATTTTACATTTAATAATGTAGCATTTGGAAACCCAGATCCAAATAGATTGCTAGTTATTGTTGCAAGCGGTGTTCGAGATGTTGGAGGAACAGTATCAACGGCGACGATCGGGGGAGTTGGTGCAACAATTCATTTAAATACGAATCAAGGTAGTGGATCATCAGCAATAGTTTCAGCGGTTGTTCCAAATGGAATCGACGGAAATGTGAATATAGAATGGACTGTTCAGCAAATAGGAACTGATATTCAAGTTTATCGATTGACTAACCTACAGTCATTTACTCCAGCATTTACTCACGAGGTTATAGCTTCGCCATTAACTCAAACAATATCTGTTAGTGAAAATACTGCTGTTATAGCAAATGCAAAATCCTGGACAGGCCTATCAGATATTGCCTGGTCTGGATCAGCTGGATTGATAAAAGATTCACAGGTGGATTTTATAGGGGCAACTTTTTTTTCTTCTGCATCTTTTCTATTTACGAGTGCTGAAAATAATATAGTAATCACAGCTACACCTGATGGTGGGTCGATTCAATCTCTGAGAGTAATTGCTTTCCAATAA
- a CDS encoding alginate export family protein encodes MHRNFFALHSPPFQFFYSTTRNGIIALVWLNIWLNIFLLPMFSQEPDSTIDSSKSSPSAQDIEKWKTSIQEERKRLDKLEKEIKSFEQNNNSQGDSQDRNYVSPMKSQGLSPDFMRSMFLDPKHAKEVRENQTMWLNDIIRAGFLVRPRYEARQNLDFNSQTDDYANRILQATQIWFLVDPNPYLSLKVTVQDARVWGGSSPAQAGDRRYFFANSGTVIDPNSRSTTSVPNETSIREAFFILKHPDIRLKATLGRQVFAFGDQRMIGGANWNTNGLSYDGVKLDWNSKYLDSSLFGAKMTASTNGPNGVITANGRRNGSIDDSYLVGTYNTFAFTDFLVDIYGFGILKKWIPRSPSYLGEVVPNEDVLSRNRSRQNDELITVGTRWTNRTAKNFLPVGKSWDWTIESAFQMGNTGQRLYASWDIFRDGQTGYSNYTEKNKYTGQLHVVQTGYTFFQKLRFGGQYSYASGDPNRRDGSVSTFQTLPNPRFGIFPYFDSVAGIGENISLRNLQSYNLNITYESQEWGSFTISGFIHRKAVKADAWYAISSDPNTGGRGSCSFQNSMNRSSSSFNEFASPNYSGSTENCNGNSYSIQNGLGSGIFNEIDFSWIYHWKDGISIWSGIGYMIAGDSIRKDRLDILNPNFDKHYNLDSRAIISYLQVQAAL; translated from the coding sequence ATGCATAGAAACTTCTTTGCTTTACATTCACCTCCATTCCAATTTTTTTATTCGACCACAAGAAATGGAATTATTGCTCTAGTTTGGCTAAACATCTGGCTGAATATTTTTCTCTTACCCATGTTCTCCCAAGAACCAGATAGTACTATTGACTCATCGAAGTCATCGCCATCCGCTCAAGACATCGAAAAATGGAAAACTTCAATCCAAGAAGAAAGAAAAAGATTGGATAAACTGGAAAAGGAAATCAAGTCTTTCGAACAAAATAACAATTCCCAAGGGGATTCTCAAGATAGAAATTATGTATCCCCCATGAAATCCCAAGGGCTCAGCCCTGACTTCATGCGAAGTATGTTTTTGGATCCGAAGCATGCCAAAGAAGTCAGAGAGAATCAAACTATGTGGCTCAATGATATTATTAGAGCTGGCTTTCTCGTGCGGCCACGATATGAAGCGAGGCAAAATTTAGATTTCAATTCTCAGACGGATGATTACGCTAATCGAATTCTTCAAGCGACACAGATTTGGTTTTTGGTGGATCCGAATCCTTATCTGAGTCTTAAGGTAACCGTTCAAGATGCACGGGTATGGGGTGGTTCAAGTCCAGCTCAAGCGGGAGACCGAAGATATTTTTTTGCCAACTCTGGAACTGTAATAGACCCGAATTCTCGTTCGACAACTTCAGTACCGAATGAAACTTCCATTCGTGAGGCATTTTTTATATTAAAACATCCTGATATACGATTGAAAGCAACCCTTGGAAGACAGGTATTTGCTTTCGGAGATCAGCGTATGATTGGTGGTGCGAATTGGAATACGAACGGTTTGTCATATGATGGAGTTAAGCTGGATTGGAATTCTAAGTATTTGGATTCCAGTCTCTTCGGAGCGAAAATGACTGCATCTACAAATGGACCAAACGGTGTTATCACTGCCAACGGAAGAAGGAATGGAAGTATTGACGATTCCTATTTGGTTGGGACATACAATACGTTTGCCTTCACTGATTTTTTGGTAGATATTTATGGGTTTGGTATTTTGAAAAAATGGATCCCGAGATCTCCATCCTATCTTGGAGAAGTGGTTCCGAATGAAGATGTACTATCAAGGAACAGATCACGGCAGAATGATGAATTGATCACGGTCGGAACTAGGTGGACAAATCGTACGGCAAAGAACTTCCTACCCGTCGGCAAAAGCTGGGATTGGACAATTGAGTCGGCATTCCAAATGGGTAATACTGGACAGAGATTGTATGCGTCTTGGGATATCTTTCGAGATGGTCAAACTGGGTACAGTAACTATACAGAGAAAAATAAGTATACTGGTCAGTTACATGTTGTTCAAACCGGGTATACATTTTTCCAAAAGTTAAGATTCGGTGGGCAATACTCCTATGCAAGCGGTGATCCCAATCGTCGAGATGGGTCTGTATCAACTTTTCAAACTCTACCCAATCCTCGTTTTGGAATTTTTCCTTACTTTGATAGTGTTGCAGGAATTGGTGAAAATATTTCTCTGCGAAATTTACAATCTTATAATTTAAATATTACTTATGAATCACAAGAATGGGGAAGCTTTACAATATCAGGATTTATTCATAGAAAGGCAGTTAAAGCGGACGCTTGGTATGCGATATCTTCTGATCCTAACACTGGAGGAAGAGGCAGTTGTAGTTTCCAGAATTCAATGAATCGATCTAGTAGTTCCTTCAATGAGTTTGCGTCTCCTAATTATTCTGGTTCTACAGAAAATTGTAATGGCAATTCATACAGCATTCAAAATGGTCTAGGGTCTGGAATTTTTAATGAAATTGATTTTTCTTGGATCTATCATTGGAAAGATGGAATTTCGATCTGGTCTGGAATTGGATATATGATTGCCGGGGATTCCATTCGAAAAGATCGATTGGATATTTTGAATCCAAACTTCGATAAGCACTACAACTTAGACTCTCGTGCGATCATATCCTATTTGCAAGTTCAAGCTGCACTGTAA
- a CDS encoding LIC13259/LIC11441 family protein has protein sequence MNTAKAILIISFIFHFTTCSEKQEPISENDRKNINSLIEENDKVHQFLIKTEDGLPSLEGIQTQISALEKSSNSELANLAKSMRVNLSKVAGKDQENDFEAYSLFSENLAELLKKFPSDNSVNRFYCPMVKKTWVAKGRSVQNPYAPEMRDCGELILN, from the coding sequence TTGAACACCGCAAAAGCCATTCTTATCATATCGTTCATTTTTCACTTTACAACTTGTTCGGAAAAGCAAGAGCCCATTTCCGAAAATGATAGAAAGAATATAAATTCCCTAATTGAAGAAAATGACAAAGTTCATCAGTTCTTAATAAAAACTGAGGACGGTCTACCTTCATTAGAAGGAATCCAAACGCAAATAAGCGCTTTGGAAAAATCATCCAATTCTGAATTGGCAAATCTAGCCAAATCAATGCGCGTCAATCTCTCGAAGGTTGCAGGCAAAGACCAAGAAAATGATTTTGAAGCGTATTCACTCTTCTCAGAAAATTTGGCGGAATTACTCAAGAAATTTCCTAGTGACAATTCTGTGAATAGGTTTTACTGTCCAATGGTAAAGAAGACTTGGGTTGCAAAAGGACGAAGTGTTCAGAATCCATATGCTCCAGAAATGCGAGATTGTGGAGAATTGATCTTAAATTGA
- the dcd gene encoding dCTP deaminase translates to MILTGPAIEERMGSDIIIEPYDKQLLNPNSYNLRLHDELLVYTEFPLDMKKPNPVSKMVIPEEGLLLEPGNLYLGRTLEFTETHNLVPMLEGRSSIGRLGMFVHITAGFGDVGFKGFWTLEIQVIHPLRIYAGVQICQIFYHSIEGKIQEYNSGKYQANKGVQPSLLYKDFEK, encoded by the coding sequence TTGATACTTACAGGACCTGCCATCGAAGAGAGAATGGGATCAGATATTATAATCGAACCTTACGACAAACAGTTGTTAAATCCAAATTCATACAATCTCCGACTCCATGATGAATTGTTGGTCTATACTGAATTTCCATTGGATATGAAGAAACCAAACCCAGTATCCAAAATGGTTATTCCAGAGGAAGGATTGTTATTGGAACCAGGGAATTTATATCTGGGAAGAACTCTAGAATTTACAGAAACCCATAATCTAGTACCGATGCTTGAAGGTCGTTCATCTATCGGAAGATTGGGAATGTTTGTTCACATCACAGCTGGATTCGGTGACGTTGGTTTTAAGGGATTCTGGACGCTCGAGATCCAAGTCATTCATCCGTTAAGAATATACGCAGGTGTGCAAATCTGTCAGATTTTCTATCATAGTATAGAGGGCAAAATCCAAGAATACAACTCTGGCAAGTATCAAGCGAACAAGGGAGTTCAGCCATCTTTGCTTTATAAAGATTTCGAGAAGTAG
- a CDS encoding VOC family protein, with amino-acid sequence MIIVEGLDHVNIPVSNMEASKEFYSDLFDFEVEEEEGDAVVMGLDSHKLRLVKVSEVTPLPFPTVSFIMDVDDFTEAITEMEEKNIKILRGPEGSSKGEFLVFADPDQNQIEIFYRQ; translated from the coding sequence ATGATTATTGTCGAAGGCCTAGACCACGTAAACATCCCAGTTTCCAATATGGAAGCCTCTAAAGAGTTCTACTCGGATCTTTTTGATTTTGAAGTGGAAGAAGAGGAGGGTGATGCTGTTGTGATGGGACTCGATTCTCACAAGCTTCGCCTTGTTAAAGTTAGTGAAGTAACACCGCTTCCTTTCCCAACTGTTAGCTTTATTATGGATGTGGATGACTTCACAGAAGCTATCACAGAAATGGAAGAAAAAAATATTAAGATACTTAGAGGACCAGAAGGATCATCTAAAGGTGAATTCCTAGTATTTGCAGATCCAGATCAAAATCAGATAGAAATATTCTACCGACAATAA